One Streptomyces sp. V4I8 genomic window carries:
- a CDS encoding lytic polysaccharide monooxygenase encodes MPARRKAVAVAALGLTPLALTVLATAPASAHGSMGDPVSRVSQCYAEGPESPKSDACKAAVAAGGTQALYDWNGIRIGNADGRHQELIPDGRLCSANSEAFKGLDLARADWPATSVSSGSYTFKYRVTAPHKGTFKVYITKAGYDPTKPLAWDDLDLANPVATVTDPAASGGFYTFSGTLPERSGKQLLYAVWQRSDSPEAFYSCSDVAFGGGDGGGSGNGGGTTDGTGSGSGSGSGGGEAAAPAPSASAPSEEQIEDGADQSTIEHHGHGDQDASTSAEPVAAAEGEASGSGPANRPKAAGATENLAETGGDGSTAYLAMGGAATLAVGSAVLFASVRRRAAGGARR; translated from the coding sequence ATGCCCGCACGCCGCAAGGCCGTCGCCGTCGCCGCCCTCGGCCTGACCCCGCTCGCGCTGACCGTCCTCGCCACCGCGCCCGCCTCCGCGCACGGCTCGATGGGCGATCCGGTCAGCCGGGTCTCGCAGTGTTACGCGGAGGGCCCGGAGAGCCCGAAGTCCGACGCGTGCAAGGCGGCGGTCGCTGCGGGCGGCACCCAGGCCCTCTACGACTGGAACGGCATACGCATCGGCAACGCGGACGGCCGCCACCAGGAGCTGATCCCGGACGGCAGGCTGTGCAGCGCGAACAGCGAGGCGTTCAAGGGCCTCGACCTGGCCCGCGCCGACTGGCCGGCGACGAGCGTGAGCAGTGGGTCGTACACCTTCAAGTACCGCGTGACCGCCCCGCACAAGGGCACCTTCAAGGTCTACATCACCAAGGCGGGTTACGACCCCACGAAGCCACTGGCCTGGGACGACCTGGACCTGGCGAATCCGGTGGCGACGGTCACCGACCCGGCGGCGTCGGGCGGCTTCTACACGTTCTCGGGGACCCTGCCCGAGCGCTCCGGCAAGCAGCTGCTGTACGCGGTCTGGCAGCGCTCGGACAGCCCGGAGGCGTTCTACTCCTGCTCGGACGTGGCCTTCGGCGGCGGTGACGGCGGGGGCTCGGGCAACGGTGGCGGCACCACCGACGGCACCGGCAGCGGCAGCGGCTCCGGCAGCGGCGGCGGCGAGGCGGCCGCGCCCGCTCCGAGTGCCTCCGCGCCCTCCGAGGAGCAGATCGAGGACGGTGCCGACCAGTCGACGATCGAGCACCACGGCCACGGGGACCAGGACGCCAGTACGTCGGCGGAGCCGGTCGCGGCGGCCGAGGGGGAGGCGTCCGGGTCCGGCCCGGCCAACCGGCCGAAGGCAGCCGGTGCCACCGAGAACCTCGCCGAGACCGGCGGGGACGGCAGCACGGCGTATCTCGCGATGGGCGGTGCGGCGACCCTGGCGGTCGGTTCGGCGGTCCTGTTCGCGTCGGTGCGCCGACGGGCGGCGGGCGGCGCTCGCCGCTGA
- a CDS encoding esterase/lipase family protein has product MLPWKRVVRPLTALLLTTAVAVVPATTAQAADAAATSHSGWNDYSCKPSAAHPRPVVLVHGTFANSVDNWLGLAPYLVNRGYCVFSLDYGQLSGVPFFHALGPIDKSAGQLSTYIDTVLAATGAAKADLVGHSQGGMMPRYYLKFLGGAAKVNALVGIAPNNHGTTLAGLTNLLPYFPGAEDLLSTATPALAQQVVGSEFMTKLNEGGDTVPGVRYTVIATQYDEVVTPWRTQFLNGLDVKNVLIQDKCAADLSEHALLGLTDRIAFHEVTNALDPARATPTTCASVVG; this is encoded by the coding sequence ATGCTGCCCTGGAAACGAGTGGTCAGACCCCTGACCGCGCTGCTGCTGACCACCGCGGTCGCCGTCGTCCCCGCCACCACCGCCCAGGCGGCCGACGCGGCCGCGACCTCGCACAGCGGCTGGAACGACTACTCCTGCAAGCCGTCCGCCGCCCATCCCCGCCCCGTCGTCCTGGTCCACGGCACCTTCGCCAACTCCGTCGACAACTGGCTGGGTCTCGCGCCCTACCTGGTGAACCGCGGCTACTGCGTCTTCTCCCTCGACTACGGCCAGCTGTCGGGCGTGCCCTTCTTCCACGCCCTCGGCCCCATCGACAAGTCGGCAGGGCAACTGTCCACCTACATCGACACGGTCCTCGCCGCGACCGGCGCCGCCAAAGCCGACCTCGTCGGCCACTCGCAGGGCGGCATGATGCCCCGCTACTACCTCAAGTTCCTCGGCGGTGCCGCCAAGGTGAACGCCCTCGTCGGCATCGCGCCCAACAACCACGGCACCACCCTGGCGGGGCTCACCAACCTGCTGCCGTACTTCCCCGGCGCGGAGGACCTGCTCAGCACCGCCACCCCCGCCCTCGCCCAGCAGGTCGTGGGATCCGAGTTCATGACCAAGCTCAACGAGGGCGGCGACACCGTCCCCGGCGTCCGCTACACGGTCATAGCCACCCAGTACGACGAGGTGGTCACGCCGTGGCGGACCCAGTTCCTGAACGGCCTCGACGTGAAGAACGTCCTGATCCAGGACAAGTGCGCGGCCGACCTCTCCGAGCACGCGCTCCTGGGCCTGACCGACCGCATCGCCTTCCACGAGGTGACCAACGCGCTCGACCCGGCCCGCGCCACACCGACCACCTGCGCTTCCGTGGTCGGTTGA
- a CDS encoding MarR family winged helix-turn-helix transcriptional regulator → MQNSEAMALSAALLAVAGELTQRINDGVVTRGFEGMRPAHGFAFARLAPDGATVTDLAVHLGVTKQAASQLVDEIVRKGYAERRPHPEDARARLVVLTGRGWACTRAAEEAAADAVRAWVEVLGEGEVRSLLGQLVRIAPYGPIRPTW, encoded by the coding sequence GTGCAGAACTCCGAAGCCATGGCCCTGTCCGCCGCCCTGCTCGCCGTCGCCGGTGAGCTCACGCAACGCATCAATGACGGTGTGGTCACCCGGGGCTTCGAGGGGATGCGACCCGCGCACGGGTTCGCGTTCGCCCGGCTCGCCCCGGACGGTGCGACGGTCACCGACCTCGCCGTCCATCTCGGCGTGACCAAGCAGGCCGCGAGCCAGCTCGTCGACGAGATCGTGCGCAAGGGCTACGCCGAGCGGCGGCCCCACCCCGAGGACGCGCGCGCCCGGCTGGTCGTGCTGACCGGGCGGGGGTGGGCCTGCACCCGGGCGGCCGAGGAGGCGGCCGCGGATGCCGTTCGGGCGTGGGTCGAGGTGCTCGGTGAGGGTGAAGTGCGGTCGCTGCTCGGGCAGTTGGTGCGCATTGCCCCCTATGGTCCCATCAGGCCCACCTGGTGA
- a CDS encoding cupin domain-containing protein, with protein MPVVRASEAVTHEIHGARFVSYATPLTGSKELCAWRGEIPAGTRAPAHTVNREEILHLLDGELLITLDDRTDRITAGDTLIINPGATLTVENPTERTAVTWVTTSIGLTAELADGTLITPPWAN; from the coding sequence ATGCCCGTAGTCCGCGCGTCCGAGGCAGTCACCCACGAAATCCACGGCGCCCGCTTCGTCTCGTACGCCACGCCCCTGACCGGCAGCAAGGAGCTGTGCGCCTGGCGCGGCGAGATCCCCGCCGGGACCAGGGCCCCTGCCCACACCGTCAACCGGGAGGAGATCCTGCACCTCCTCGACGGCGAGCTGCTGATCACACTCGACGACCGCACCGACCGGATCACGGCGGGCGACACCCTGATCATCAACCCCGGCGCGACCCTGACCGTCGAGAACCCGACCGAGCGGACCGCCGTCACCTGGGTCACCACCTCCATCGGCCTCACCGCGGAACTGGCCGATGGCACGCTCATCACGCCGCCGTGGGCCAACTGA
- a CDS encoding DNA polymerase III subunit alpha, whose protein sequence is MSGFAHLHTVSGFSLRYGASHPERLAERASERGMDALALTDRDTLGGAVRFAKACAKAGVRPLFGVELAVEEFGLSGAGESLGRRRRVPVRGGAFVDESAPRVTFLARDGARGWGDLCRIVSAAHGGEGPPMLPRGGNRGDGLIVLLGSDSDVGRALAAGRPDRAARLLEPWREVYGDSLRLEAVWHGRQGTGPGSLRLAARTVGFAAEQRVRPVLSNAVRYADPGSGPVADVLDAARRLVPIDSTKELDSGEAWLKGAGEMAKVAERVVEAAGFRRDAAYRLLEQTGAVAAECLVDPEDDLGIGTVHFPEPYLVGAGQRTAQRALASRAVAGMVLRGYDGRRAYWERMHQELDIIAHHGFASYFLTVAQVVDDVRRMGIRVAARGSGAGSLVNHLLGIAHADPVEHGLLMERFLSKRRLVLPDIDVDVESARRLEVYRAIIDRFGTERVATVSMPETYRVRHAIRDVGAALSMDPADIDRIAKSFPHIRARDARAALDELPELRQLAGEREKYGKLWELAEALDALPRGIAMHPCGVLLSDASLLSRTPVMPTSGEGFPMSQFDKDDVEDLGLLKLDVLGVRMQSAMAHAVAEVERVAGERIDLDALDFERGDGDAETYRLIRSAETLGCFQIESPGQRDLIGRLQPATFHDLVVDISLFRPGPVAADMVRPFIEARHGRAPVRYPHKDLEGPLRETYGVVVFHEQIIDIVHIMTGCGRDEADRVRRGLSDPESQGRIRVWFAQHAAAGGYDAETIRRTWEIVEAFGSYGFCKAHAVAFAVPTYQSAWLKAHHPAAFYAGLLTHDPGMYPKRLLLADARRRGVPILPLDVNVSGVAHRIELLSESGGSGGVWGLRLALSDVHGISEAEAARIADGQPYASLLDFWERGRPSRPLAQRLAQVGALDAFGANRRDLQLHLTELHRGARGKGGGGGQLPLSGGRKTAAAGLPDLSSEERLSAELGVLSMDASRNLMDDHRSFLDELGVVSARRLRDARHGETVLVAGAKAATQTPPIRSGKRVIFSTLDDGTGLVDLAFFDDSHDACAHTVFHSWLLLVRGVVQRRGPRSLSVVGSAAWNLAELVELRAEGGLDVVAARLAEPVAEGDGDDPTHGRRIHLPTGYEMHPWADLRPAGQEPSQVRKLWHRSPGSAG, encoded by the coding sequence GTGTCAGGGTTCGCGCATCTGCACACCGTCTCCGGGTTCTCCCTGAGGTACGGGGCCTCGCACCCGGAGCGGCTGGCCGAGCGCGCCTCCGAGCGGGGTATGGACGCCCTGGCTCTCACCGATCGCGACACGCTCGGGGGCGCTGTTCGTTTTGCCAAGGCCTGTGCGAAGGCGGGCGTGCGTCCGTTGTTCGGCGTGGAGCTGGCCGTGGAGGAGTTCGGGCTCTCGGGGGCGGGGGAATCTCTGGGGCGGCGGCGTCGGGTTCCGGTACGGGGTGGTGCCTTTGTCGATGAGTCGGCGCCTCGGGTCACCTTTCTTGCCCGGGACGGGGCCCGTGGGTGGGGTGATTTGTGCCGGATCGTTTCTGCCGCGCATGGTGGGGAGGGGCCGCCGATGCTGCCCCGGGGGGGCAACCGGGGGGACGGCCTGATCGTTCTGCTCGGGTCCGACTCCGATGTCGGCCGTGCGCTCGCAGCCGGTCGTCCCGATCGGGCGGCCAGGCTGCTTGAGCCCTGGCGGGAGGTCTACGGCGACTCCCTGCGGCTGGAGGCCGTATGGCATGGGCGTCAGGGCACCGGGCCGGGGTCGCTGAGGCTGGCCGCCCGTACTGTCGGTTTCGCCGCCGAGCAGCGGGTGCGGCCTGTGCTGAGCAATGCCGTCCGGTATGCGGATCCCGGGTCGGGGCCGGTCGCCGATGTGCTGGACGCCGCGCGGCGGCTCGTGCCCATCGACTCGACCAAGGAGCTGGACTCCGGCGAGGCCTGGCTCAAGGGTGCGGGGGAGATGGCGAAGGTTGCCGAGCGGGTCGTCGAGGCCGCGGGCTTCCGGCGCGATGCCGCGTACAGGTTGCTGGAGCAGACCGGGGCTGTCGCTGCCGAGTGTCTTGTCGATCCCGAGGACGATCTCGGCATCGGCACCGTTCACTTCCCTGAGCCGTATCTCGTCGGTGCCGGGCAGCGCACCGCCCAGCGGGCGCTCGCCTCGCGGGCGGTGGCGGGCATGGTGCTACGGGGCTATGACGGGCGGCGGGCGTACTGGGAGCGGATGCACCAGGAGCTGGACATCATCGCCCACCACGGGTTCGCTTCCTATTTTCTGACGGTCGCTCAGGTTGTTGATGATGTGCGGAGGATGGGGATCCGGGTGGCCGCGCGGGGGTCCGGTGCGGGGTCGCTCGTCAATCATCTGCTCGGTATCGCGCACGCCGATCCCGTGGAGCACGGGCTGTTGATGGAGCGCTTCCTGTCCAAGCGGCGGCTGGTGCTGCCCGACATCGATGTTGATGTGGAGTCCGCGAGGCGGCTGGAGGTCTATCGCGCGATCATCGACCGGTTCGGGACCGAGCGGGTCGCCACTGTGTCGATGCCGGAGACCTATCGGGTGCGGCACGCGATCCGGGACGTGGGTGCGGCTCTGTCCATGGATCCGGCTGACATCGACCGCATCGCCAAGTCCTTCCCGCACATCCGGGCGCGTGATGCCCGGGCGGCGCTGGACGAGCTGCCCGAGCTCAGGCAGCTGGCGGGGGAGCGGGAGAAGTACGGGAAGTTGTGGGAGCTGGCGGAGGCTCTCGACGCCCTGCCGCGGGGGATCGCCATGCATCCGTGTGGGGTGCTTCTGTCCGATGCTTCCTTGTTGTCGCGTACGCCGGTCATGCCGACCAGTGGCGAGGGCTTTCCCATGTCGCAGTTCGACAAGGACGACGTCGAGGACCTCGGGCTGCTCAAGCTCGATGTGCTGGGCGTGCGGATGCAGTCGGCGATGGCGCACGCGGTCGCGGAGGTGGAGCGGGTCGCGGGGGAGCGGATCGATCTGGACGCGCTCGACTTCGAGCGGGGGGACGGTGATGCGGAGACGTATCGGCTCATCCGTTCCGCTGAGACCCTGGGCTGCTTCCAGATCGAGTCGCCGGGGCAGCGGGACCTGATCGGACGGCTTCAGCCGGCCACCTTTCATGATCTCGTTGTCGACATCTCGCTCTTCCGGCCCGGGCCGGTCGCCGCCGACATGGTGCGGCCGTTCATCGAGGCGCGGCACGGGCGGGCGCCGGTGCGTTATCCGCACAAGGATCTGGAGGGGCCGCTGCGGGAGACGTACGGGGTCGTCGTCTTCCATGAGCAGATCATCGACATCGTGCACATCATGACCGGGTGCGGGCGGGATGAGGCGGACCGGGTGCGGCGGGGGCTGTCGGATCCTGAATCGCAGGGGCGGATCCGGGTGTGGTTCGCGCAGCACGCGGCGGCGGGCGGGTATGACGCGGAGACCATCCGGCGGACCTGGGAGATCGTCGAGGCCTTCGGGTCGTACGGCTTCTGCAAGGCGCACGCGGTCGCCTTCGCCGTGCCGACCTATCAGTCGGCCTGGCTGAAGGCCCATCACCCGGCCGCCTTCTACGCGGGGCTGCTCACCCATGACCCCGGGATGTATCCGAAGCGGCTGCTGCTGGCGGACGCGCGGCGGCGAGGGGTGCCGATCCTGCCGTTGGATGTGAACGTGTCGGGGGTCGCACACCGTATCGAACTGCTGTCTGAATCAGGGGGATCGGGAGGCGTGTGGGGGCTGCGGCTCGCCCTCTCCGATGTGCACGGCATCAGTGAGGCCGAGGCGGCGCGGATCGCGGACGGGCAGCCGTATGCCTCGCTGCTCGACTTCTGGGAGCGGGGGCGGCCCAGTCGTCCGCTCGCCCAGCGGCTCGCGCAGGTCGGTGCGTTGGACGCCTTCGGGGCCAACCGGCGTGATCTGCAACTGCATCTGACCGAGCTGCACCGGGGCGCCCGGGGCAAGGGGGGTGGCGGGGGCCAACTCCCGCTGAGCGGCGGGCGGAAGACGGCCGCGGCCGGGCTGCCCGACCTCAGTTCGGAGGAGCGGCTCAGTGCCGAGCTGGGTGTGCTGTCGATGGACGCCTCGCGCAATCTGATGGACGACCACCGGTCCTTCCTCGACGAGTTGGGCGTCGTTTCGGCGCGGCGGCTGCGGGATGCCCGGCACGGGGAGACCGTGCTGGTCGCGGGGGCCAAGGCGGCCACCCAGACACCGCCGATCCGGTCCGGCAAGCGGGTCATCTTCAGCACGCTGGACGACGGGACGGGCCTGGTGGATCTCGCGTTCTTCGACGACTCGCACGACGCGTGTGCCCACACCGTCTTCCACTCCTGGCTGCTGCTGGTGCGCGGGGTCGTGCAGCGGCGGGGGCCGCGCAGCCTGAGTGTGGTGGGCTCCGCCGCCTGGAACCTCGCCGAGCTGGTCGAGCTGCGCGCCGAGGGAGGGCTTGACGTGGTGGCGGCACGGCTGGCGGAGCCCGTGGCGGAGGGGGACGGAGACGATCCGACGCACGGCCGGCGCATCCACCTGCCGACCGGATACGAGATGCACCCGTGGGCCGATCTGCGACCGGCGGGTCAAGAGCCTTCACAGGTACGGAAGTTGTGGCACCGGAGTCCGGGGAGTGCGGGATGA
- a CDS encoding DUF3533 domain-containing protein produces MTQTPGADTPRTPFLAEVKDAVTPRATLLVTGVVALALLFIASYVGALHDPKPRNVPIGVVAPEVAAQQTVDRLANLPGTPLAPRTLADEATARRQLLNRDIDGALPINPNGTTDTLLVATGGGRVLATTLETLLTTLEKSEARTLRTLDVAPADRHDANGLTSFYVTVGWCVGGYLCASIMTISSGAGRPTPRRSLIRLIAMAAVALVGGLGGALIVGPVLGALPGSIAALWGAGALIIFAVGAATLAFQALFGLAGIGLIILIVVILGNPSAGGALPPPLLPPFWRDLGPALPPGAGTWTTRSIAYFKGNDTTASLLALSAWAAAGTAITLLASWLRTGKAS; encoded by the coding sequence ATGACGCAGACCCCCGGCGCCGACACTCCCCGCACCCCATTCCTCGCCGAAGTGAAGGACGCGGTCACCCCCCGAGCCACCCTGCTCGTGACCGGCGTGGTCGCCCTGGCTCTGCTCTTCATCGCCTCCTACGTAGGAGCACTCCACGACCCGAAACCCAGGAACGTGCCCATCGGAGTCGTGGCACCAGAGGTGGCCGCCCAACAGACGGTCGACCGCCTGGCAAACCTGCCCGGCACCCCCCTGGCCCCCCGCACACTGGCCGACGAGGCCACAGCCCGCCGGCAGCTCCTGAACCGCGACATCGACGGCGCCCTGCCGATCAACCCGAACGGCACCACCGACACCCTCCTGGTGGCCACCGGCGGCGGCCGAGTCCTGGCCACCACCCTGGAAACACTCCTCACCACCCTGGAGAAGTCCGAGGCCCGCACCCTCCGCACCCTCGACGTGGCCCCGGCCGACCGGCACGACGCCAACGGCCTCACGTCCTTCTACGTGACCGTGGGCTGGTGCGTGGGCGGCTACCTCTGCGCCTCGATCATGACGATCAGCTCGGGCGCCGGCCGCCCCACCCCGAGACGCTCGCTGATCCGCCTCATCGCCATGGCCGCGGTCGCCCTCGTCGGCGGACTCGGCGGCGCCCTGATCGTCGGCCCCGTCCTGGGCGCACTACCCGGCAGCATCGCCGCCCTCTGGGGCGCAGGCGCCCTGATCATCTTCGCGGTAGGCGCGGCCACCCTCGCCTTCCAGGCCCTCTTCGGCCTGGCCGGCATCGGCCTGATCATCCTGATCGTCGTCATCCTGGGAAACCCCAGCGCCGGCGGCGCCCTCCCACCCCCACTGCTCCCACCGTTCTGGCGAGACCTCGGCCCAGCCCTCCCACCAGGCGCGGGCACATGGACAACCCGTTCGATCGCCTACTTCAAGGGCAACGACACAACCGCCTCCCTCCTGGCCCTCTCGGCATGGGCGGCCGCAGGAACAGCGATCACACTCCTGGCGTCATGGCTACGAACGGGCAAGGCGTCATAG
- a CDS encoding S1 family peptidase: MKHRRIPKRRAAVAGAGIAALVAAGVTLQTANASETPDASAPKILSVGAAGQLASTLAKDLGGDAAGTYYDAQTKNLVVNVLDEAAADAVEAAGAKARVVENSLAELKSARTTLKQDATIPGTAWVTDPATNKVVVTADRTVSDAEWAKLGKVVDGLGATAELKRSKGEFKPFIAGGDAITGNGGRCSLGFNVVKGGEPFFLTAGHCTEGITAWSDSSGTEIGTNETSSFPDNDYGLVKYTAEVDHPSEVDLYNGSSQAISGAAEATVGMEVTRSGSTTQVHDGKVTGLDATVNYGNGDIVNGLIQTDVCAEPGDSGGSLFSGDKAIGLTSGGSGDCTSGGETFFQPVTEALSATGTEIG; encoded by the coding sequence TTGAAGCACCGACGCATACCCAAGCGGCGTGCAGCCGTGGCAGGTGCGGGTATCGCCGCACTGGTCGCCGCGGGCGTGACCTTGCAGACTGCGAACGCGAGTGAGACGCCCGACGCGTCCGCGCCGAAGATCCTTTCGGTCGGCGCGGCCGGACAGCTCGCCTCGACGCTCGCGAAGGACCTCGGCGGGGACGCCGCGGGTACCTACTACGACGCGCAGACCAAGAACCTTGTCGTGAACGTCCTCGACGAGGCCGCCGCCGACGCCGTCGAGGCGGCCGGCGCCAAGGCCAGAGTCGTCGAGAACTCGCTCGCCGAGCTGAAGAGCGCGCGTACGACGCTCAAGCAGGACGCGACCATTCCCGGCACCGCGTGGGTGACGGACCCGGCGACCAACAAAGTCGTCGTCACCGCCGACCGTACGGTCTCCGACGCCGAGTGGGCCAAGCTCGGCAAGGTCGTCGACGGGCTGGGTGCCACGGCGGAACTCAAGCGGTCGAAGGGGGAGTTCAAGCCCTTCATCGCGGGTGGTGACGCGATCACCGGTAACGGTGGGCGCTGCTCGCTCGGCTTCAACGTCGTCAAGGGCGGCGAGCCGTTCTTCCTGACCGCGGGGCACTGCACCGAGGGCATCACGGCCTGGTCGGACTCCAGCGGGACCGAGATCGGCACCAACGAGACGTCCAGCTTCCCGGACAACGACTACGGGCTGGTCAAGTACACCGCCGAGGTCGACCACCCGAGCGAGGTCGACCTCTACAACGGGTCCTCGCAGGCCATCAGCGGGGCCGCCGAGGCCACCGTCGGCATGGAGGTCACCCGTAGCGGGTCGACCACCCAGGTGCACGACGGCAAGGTCACCGGGCTCGACGCCACGGTGAACTACGGCAACGGTGACATCGTCAACGGGCTGATCCAGACCGACGTCTGCGCCGAGCCGGGTGACAGTGGTGGGTCGCTGTTCTCCGGTGACAAGGCGATCGGGCTCACGTCCGGTGGCAGCGGTGACTGCACCTCCGGCGGGGAGACGTTCTTCCAGCCGGTGACCGAGGCGTTGTCTGCCACGGGTACTGAGATCGGCTGA
- a CDS encoding S1 family peptidase, which produces MRIKRTTPRSGITRRTRLIAVSSGLVAAAAIAIPNATAAETPDTFSAAQLKSVSGSVLKADIPGTAWAVDSKTNRVTVTVDSTVSKAEIAKIKEQAGANADALTIKSVPGKFSKFIQGGDAIYASSWRCSLGFNVQDSSGNQYFLTAGHCTDGAGTWYSNSGRTTVIGSTAGSSFPGNDYGIVRYSGSVARPGTANGVDITRAATPAVGTTVIRDGSTTGTHSGRVTALNATVNYGGGDVVSGLIQTTVCAEPGDSGGSLYGSNGTAYGLTSGGSGNCTSGGTTFFQPVTEALSAYGVSVY; this is translated from the coding sequence GTGAGGATCAAGCGCACCACTCCCCGCAGTGGCATTACGAGACGGACCCGGCTGATCGCCGTATCCTCCGGCCTCGTGGCCGCAGCCGCGATCGCGATCCCCAACGCGACCGCCGCGGAGACTCCCGACACCTTCAGCGCCGCCCAGCTCAAGAGCGTCAGCGGCTCCGTGCTGAAGGCCGACATCCCGGGCACCGCCTGGGCCGTCGACAGCAAGACCAACCGCGTCACGGTGACCGTCGACTCCACGGTCTCCAAGGCGGAGATAGCGAAGATCAAGGAACAGGCCGGGGCCAACGCCGACGCGCTCACGATCAAGAGCGTCCCCGGCAAGTTCAGCAAGTTCATCCAGGGCGGCGACGCCATCTATGCGAGTAGCTGGCGCTGCTCGCTCGGCTTCAACGTCCAGGACAGCAGCGGCAACCAGTACTTCCTGACGGCCGGCCACTGCACCGACGGTGCGGGCACCTGGTACTCCAACTCCGGCCGCACCACGGTCATCGGCTCGACCGCCGGCTCCAGCTTCCCGGGCAACGACTACGGCATCGTGCGCTACAGCGGATCCGTCGCCAGGCCCGGCACCGCGAACGGCGTGGACATCACCCGCGCGGCCACACCGGCCGTGGGCACCACCGTCATCCGGGACGGCTCCACCACCGGTACGCACAGCGGCCGGGTCACCGCCCTGAACGCGACCGTCAACTACGGTGGCGGTGACGTCGTCTCCGGTCTGATCCAGACCACCGTCTGCGCCGAGCCCGGCGACTCCGGCGGTTCGCTCTACGGCAGCAACGGCACCGCGTACGGTCTGACCTCCGGCGGCAGCGGCAACTGCACCTCCGGCGGCACGACCTTCTTCCAGCCGGTCACCGAGGCCCTCAGCGCGTACGGCGTCAGCGTCTACTGA
- a CDS encoding DUF5685 family protein, which translates to MFGMVRPCRHRLGEKLTGQWMAHLCGLCLALRGDHGQFARIVTNYDGLLISVLTEAQADKDSGLRRTAGPCPLRGMRTASVAQGEGARLAAAVSLVLASAKVRDHVADGEGLLARRPLALAARRVATGWGAAGARSGSAVGFDTAVLVDAVDRQVGIETLAGPGTPILAVTEPTETATAAAFAHTAILAGRPHNAVPLAEAGRLFGRLAHLLDAVEDRAADAESGAWNPLAATGTSLAEARRLADDAVHGVRLALREVEFTDAALAHLLLVHELRRSVDRTFGTVPACASHQSGPYGQPPQQGQGSGQGPYGAPQNPYAGGGNPYAGGHPYAGGGGAPGGGGGGFGGGGGGDFGGFGGGSAPQPPKGRRGFWAGCGMFWLLCCTCKLCCAKEYEGPWSRKKREGCCRDCDCDGCDCCCPCDGC; encoded by the coding sequence ATGTTCGGAATGGTCAGGCCCTGCCGTCATCGGCTCGGAGAAAAGCTCACCGGCCAGTGGATGGCGCATTTGTGCGGGCTGTGCCTCGCGTTGCGCGGTGACCACGGCCAGTTCGCGCGGATCGTGACGAACTACGACGGGCTCCTCATCTCCGTACTGACAGAGGCTCAGGCCGACAAGGACAGTGGACTGCGGCGTACGGCGGGACCGTGTCCGCTGCGCGGTATGCGCACCGCGTCCGTCGCGCAAGGCGAGGGCGCACGGCTCGCCGCCGCCGTCTCGCTGGTGCTCGCCTCGGCCAAGGTGCGTGACCATGTGGCCGACGGAGAAGGGCTGCTGGCCCGCAGGCCGCTGGCGCTCGCCGCGCGCCGGGTGGCCACCGGGTGGGGTGCCGCGGGCGCGCGCAGCGGCTCGGCCGTCGGGTTCGACACCGCCGTACTCGTCGACGCCGTGGACCGGCAGGTCGGCATCGAGACGCTCGCCGGGCCCGGGACGCCGATCCTCGCCGTCACCGAACCGACCGAGACGGCGACCGCCGCCGCCTTCGCGCACACCGCGATCCTGGCCGGGCGGCCGCACAACGCCGTGCCGCTCGCCGAGGCCGGGCGCCTCTTCGGACGGCTGGCGCACCTCCTGGACGCCGTGGAGGACCGAGCGGCCGACGCCGAGTCGGGTGCGTGGAACCCGCTCGCCGCGACCGGGACCTCGCTCGCCGAGGCGCGGCGGCTCGCCGATGACGCCGTGCACGGGGTGCGGCTGGCGCTGCGCGAGGTCGAGTTCACTGATGCGGCGCTCGCCCATCTGCTGCTCGTGCATGAGCTGCGGCGCTCGGTGGACCGGACGTTCGGCACGGTGCCCGCGTGCGCGTCCCATCAGTCCGGGCCCTATGGGCAGCCGCCACAGCAGGGGCAGGGGTCTGGGCAGGGGCCGTACGGGGCGCCGCAGAATCCGTATGCCGGTGGCGGGAATCCGTACGCCGGAGGCCATCCGTACGCGGGTGGCGGGGGAGCGCCCGGTGGGGGTGGCGGGGGCTTCGGCGGAGGTGGCGGCGGTGACTTCGGGGGCTTCGGAGGGGGATCGGCGCCGCAGCCGCCGAAGGGACGGCGTGGGTTCTGGGCCGGCTGCGGGATGTTCTGGCTGCTGTGCTGCACCTGCAAGCTGTGCTGTGCGAAGGAATACGAGGGTCCGTGGTCGCGTAAGAAGCGTGAGGGCTGCTGTCGTGACTGCGACTGCGACGGTTGCGACTGCTGCTGCCCCTGCGACGGGTGCTGA